Proteins from one Rosa chinensis cultivar Old Blush chromosome 7, RchiOBHm-V2, whole genome shotgun sequence genomic window:
- the LOC121050741 gene encoding auxin-induced protein 15A-like → MGFKLPGIVSPKRSLTRSSSNANKTASKTLDIPKGYFAVYVGESQKKRFVIPISYLNQPSFMDLLSQAEEEFGYDHPMGGITIPYSEDTFLDLTSSLSV, encoded by the coding sequence ATGGGTTTCAAGCTGCCTGGAATTGTTAGCCCCAAAAGAAGTCTTACCCGATCTTCATCTAATGCAAACAAGACAGCTTCAAAAACCTTAGATATCCCAAAAGGCTATTTTGCGGTCTATGTTGGAGAGAGCCAGAAGAAGCGATTTGTGATTCCAATATCATACTTGAACCAACCTTCattcatggatttactgagTCAAGCTGAAGAAGAATTTGGATATGATCATCCCATGGGCGGTATTACAATTCCTTACAGTGAGGACACCTTCCTTGATCTCACTTCCAGCTTAAGTGTGTGA
- the LOC112179816 gene encoding auxin-induced protein 15A, translated as MGFRLPQIASTKTPDIPKGYFAVYVGESQKKRFVVPISYLNQPLFQDLLSQAEEEFGYHHPMGGITIPCSEDTFIDLTSCLSV; from the coding sequence ATGGGTTTTCGATTGCCTCAAATTGCTAGCACAAAGACACCAGATATCCCAAAAGGCTACTTTGCAGTCTATGTTGGAGAGAGCCAGAAGAAACGATTTGTGGTTCCAATATCATATTTGAACCAACCTTTGTTTCAGGATTTGCTGAGTCAAGCTGAAGAAGAATTTGGATACCATCATCCAATGGGTGGTATCACAATTCCTTGCAGTGAAGACACCTTCATTGATCTCACTTCCTGCTTAAGTGTGTGA